The nucleotide sequence TCTTTTGCGTTCTTCTTTTGCAGGAATGGGTGATTGGGTTTGTTTGTGAAAAATCTTAGATTCCCATTATTGAATAGTATATCTATGCTTTTCCATAGTTCGCCAGTAGCGTATGTGTTAAATGGATCTCCAGCCCTCTTGGGATAGCCCTTACCGCTAATTCCCTGGCTTAGTTCCTCTGTAAGTGGTTTGTAAACCCCTAAATCCTTTCCCTCGTTGTCAACGCCCTCAAACATTTGGCGTTCTGTATTGAGTTCAATTATCTTATCGGATAACCTCTCTATAATGCGCTCCACCTCACTAGGTAATTGCTCATGCGCCCTAGAAACTGACTCGTATAGATCGCGTATTGTTGTTCCCATAATTAAAAAAAGCCTTGCCCCGTTCTAGAGCAAGGCTTTTCATATTTAAACTGATCTTAGGTTATGCCGTTACCACAACTTTAGCCGTGTTCGACTTGAATAACTGGCCTTCAGTAGTCGTATAGACTCCATTAATTGAGGCTGTAATTGCTTGGTCAGCGCTCAATGCTGGAACGGTCAACGTTAGTGTTCCATCGTCTCCAACTACTGCGGCTGTTGGTACAACTCCAGTAAACGTAAAATCCTCTAAGGCAATTGATGGAACTGTTAGATTACCATCCCATTTGCTTACGAGTTTACCAGTGATAGATACCGCTCCATCTGCTGGTGCGTCAAGAGTGATCTCCATCTGGTTGATACCTTCCAATTCAAGTAATGAGAAGTCCAATTGGCTTGCATCGATAACAGATAGACCTTGGTCCATCTCCACACGATTGATAAGCTGCATCATTATTCCAGTCTTATTGGTAGTTGCTCCAGATGCAAAAGCGATCTTGGAAGCCTTTAATCGACCTAGTGTAAAACCTTTTCTTACTCCTGATTTTGAAGTGTAGAAAATAGCGTTACCACCAGCATCAACCAACACGACATCATAAGCGCCTTGACTGTTGAGACTTGCAAGTACATTGTTGAATAACAATCCATTCACAAATTGGAACATCAACTTGTAGAGTCCAGAAGTTGCATCTACTTCTACACCAGAAGAAAATGTTTCTACTTGATCCTCTCCAGATTGATCCTCAAATGATACTGGATCTTTAAGTACAATCAACTTTCCAGCGACTTGTAAAGCCCTAAGACTATCCAATGTGATATCCTCTGGTAGTTGTGTACCTTTTTTAAGCAAGAGGATTGCACCGCCTGCCATGTCTTTAAAAATAAACTTGCAATGAGCAAGCCCCGCACCGAATACGCCACTAAGGCCGCATTTTAGCGTGTTTACTATGTTTGTTAAAAGTGCCATTATTTAATGATATTAACTGATTTGTAAAATTCAATAGCGCCTGGAAGCATCGGGATCTTGTCTCCTTTGGTGAAACCATATCCACTACGGATGATCTCTTGGAATTTTCCCTTTGGCTTTTGTGGCGCTGCTACCTCTTTGGTAGACTTTTTCTTTTTAGTTGCCATATCTTATGATTTGCAGTTGTTTAAATAAGTTGCATCGATGGTCAGCGTTAAGGCATCCCATAAATGAACTACGTCGTTATCTCCACTTGTTTTGTAGTTGGGATAGTCGAATACATCAAAACCGGTATTATCAAACGTAGCGTTGCGGCTTTGGTTGATACCTTTTAAGAAGTTCTCCATTAGTGGGTAAAGGATTGTCTTAAATACCAGATCCATCCTCTGATCGTTCATCAAATCGATTTCTTCCTTTGTGTGGTTGACAGCGATTATAAATTCTGATCTTTGAGAGACACGTTTTACCGAATAGTTCTTATTGTTTGGCATGAGCCATATAAGAGGATAAGACTTATCCTGATGTTCTTCTAGATATCTATTGAGTTCATCCTTGTTTCCCCATCCAAAGACTGGAAACTGTACCCTATTATCCCCTAGGTTGACCTCTGACAGACCATTAACCACCTTTTCCAATATGTCCTCTATAACTATCATAACCCAAAGGAATTAACGCGCTCATAGCATTTGTTTACCAGATTGCTATAAGTGCCTGGATTAAGTGTCTCGTAGTCCTCAATAAACTTTAATAGTGGAACAATACCGCCTTTAATATCTGAATTGTAGTAATCTAAAAGAGTTCCGCTCCTATACTCTCTAACTATTGGATAGTGTTGATTGTAGTTATTGGATTGGTATTTAGATACAAATTCATTCCAGCGATCTTGGTATAATGGACCGCTGTCTACTCTTTCCGATCCCTTGTTTTGAAGTTTAGATACACCGCCTACCTGATAGGAGTATAGATCATCTTCTAAATACTTGGAAAACACGTAGTAGACAAGACAAGAATTTGCATCCTTAAGTCCATCCCATACAAAACTATTGCCGTCTATCTCATAGGTCTTACCATTGACTAGATCTTTAATCCAGTCGGGTGCGTCAGTATCTAACACACCCTCTGGACTATAACGATCTTCAATGGCTTGCCACAAAGTAGGATTTAAAGCATTGATAAGTAATACACGCTCATGTACCTTAATAGCCTTATCCAAATCACTAACCGTGTCAGTCTCGTTTCTATTTCTAGATACAATCTGACCATTGGGAATGTGAAGCGATCCACTATTAAAATATGTAGCGTTTATTATCATTTTACTTCTTTTTAGCTTTAGGTTTCTTCTCCTTATAAACTTCTGCAACTCCCTTTCTAATCAGGTTTGCAGCTAGCATACTGTTATCAATAACAGCATCTTCACCTTTCTTATAAACAGAATAATCCTTTTTAAAAGTTAGTTTCATGGTTTATTGGATTATGCTACCGCTGCGGATAACGTTGTTAATGCTGCATCGACATCAGTTACCTTACGGAAACCAGTTTTGTCAACCTCACGAATCAACAATAAAAGACGTTTTCTAGCCTTCAATGTCATTTCATCCTCATTGAATTGGTTGTTAACCATACCTCTAGAGATAGCAAGTCCTGTTTTCTCGTAGATTCTGGCATAACGTCTGTCTCCAACTACGATAGCGTTGTCTGGTGTATTCTCATCAACTACAACGGCAAGACCACCTAGAGTACCGGTGTTCTCATCAAATATGTAGTTGTTGTTGGCATCTTTAGCCAATACCAAACCTTCCATAGTGCTAGAACTAACCAACATCATGTCAGGACGATACTTAGATCCTCTTGAACGTGTAATGTCGTTTCTAACTTTAATAGCTAGATCCTTAAGGTTAGCCGAAGCGATACCGCTTGCAACTGGCGTATAGGCTGGAGAAGAATTGAAGATACCGTCAAGGTTTTGACCTGTATTATCTCCATTTACTAATTGACTGTCTATTTCAGTCTCTACGTTTACCGTAAGGAACATATCAAGTTCTGCTGCTGCTTGTGCCTCATCCTCGAAAAACTCCTCTGTTACTGGCAAGGTGTCTCCTACTTTACGCAAGTCTTTAGTGTACCACTCAAAGGCTGCTTTGGATTCTGGGAAAGCTGCTCCTTCTGCAACCATTGCAGCCGCACGTACGATTGTAGCCTCATCCCAATCACGGTAACGAATAGTACCGCCATTGTTACTGTCAGATACATTCACCTTAGGTAGAACGTTGTAAAGGCTTCTTTCCTTTACTCCTAACTGTCCTATTTCTGGTAAAAAGAAACCTGAAGCGTTGTTAGTGATGGATCCTCTAGTGGTTAAGGCTTTTATCTCAACCTCTCCATGACCACCACGTGCGATGTCTTTAATTGCATCTTTCTTTTCAATGAACTCGGCTGCAAGAGTTTTTACAGTTGCTTTACCACCTGACTTTAACTCGGTGATTGCTTTGCCTTGTGCGATTGCGCGATCTTCCAATTCTTTCAATGCTTTGCTTGTAGCCAATCCTTCGAGCTTGGCGTTTTGCTCGTTTTTAAATGTTTCAATAGCCTCGTTAACAGCCGCGATTTCTTCTTTTGTAGCCGCTTTGTCAACTTGCTCTTTGAATGTAGCGATAGACTTGTTTAAGTCCTCTGCTATCTGCTCTGGTGTCTTGATTTCTGACATCGTTTAGAGTTTTACTAGGTTAATAAATTGATTAAGTTGAAGTGCTTTCGCGGCTTCGGATTCGGCAAGAGTGTCTTTAGACGGCTCTTGTTTACTTTCTAGCGTTGGTGTAAGTGAGTTACTACCCATCAACACCGCGCTTATTTCTACTAATTTTGTTTCCCTTGCTATGAAGAAATAACCCTTTTCATCTGCTCTCTCTGGGTTTCCCAATAGTGGATATATCTCGTTCCAATTAGCGTTATCTTCTTCGCTTTTAACTGCTGCTGGATTAACGGCAAATTCTAATTTTACATAACGCATACCTACGCTGTGCTGGTCGATCTCTCCGCTCTTGTACGCATTGTAGATCTTCTCGTTTAGACTCTTTAGGATTGATGTATTAGCAACAAGAGACGATGTAAACCCTTCTTTGTTTACTCCTAGATCCTTCCATGCGATCTGGCGCTCTTCCAAGCTATTAAACTTCCCTACTTGCGCCATTAACTCAAACTTGTGATCGTGCAAGTGGAATTTCTTACCACCATCTGAAATGGTTTTGCTCCAGTTGCCAGGCACATGAACGTCCTCGTGGCTATCCATCCAGTAATTAGTATTACCTATGATGTCGCGCGTAATGATTCCATTATCTTCGGAGTTATCCGCTTTGGTTGCGCTTGACTTTACGACAATAGCAGGAGTAGACCATCCATCAGAAAACTTAACAGCAGCTTTCTTAAGGGATATCACCTCTTTTTTATTTGCTAGTATGTCTTTTATTTTCTGGATATCCATCTTTCCTAATTATTTCGTTGTTGTCGATCTTGTTCTGCTTTGCGGTCTTGAGTTCCTTTAACCGCTTCTTGGTTATCTTATCACTCATGGTGTTATTATTTGTGTTCCTGCTGCCGTTACTTGGTAATAAACAGGTAGCCCTATAATGTTTACACATAGTTGAAAATGAAAGAATAATACTCTAGATCTTTCTTTTATTGATCTTTTACGGCTGTTAGGCAAGTATCTACTCATCGTCTCCAAATGTTACGCCCATTGATTGAGCAAGTTCTTGTGATTGATCTGGTGTGAATCCAGCAGTTTGCAGGTTTCTATAAGCTGTACTTACATCAAGGAACTTCCTTACCTTGATCTGCTCTATGTGCTGCATCGGTGCTAGGTGATCCACACTATACTTTAATTTCTTGTCTCCTTCATACCCAAAGTAGGAACTATAGGACCCGCATATATCGGCTGCCATTGGTTCTGTAATCGTCTGTATCAGCGATATTTCAGCTTCCTTTTGGTTCTCGTACTTTGGATTGTCGAATATGGGTAATAGTGATCTAGGTATATTTAAAGCTGCTGCAATTGCTCCTGCGGTGGTTTCCATTACTTCT is from Nonlabens sp. YIK11 and encodes:
- a CDS encoding phage major capsid protein, which translates into the protein MSEIKTPEQIAEDLNKSIATFKEQVDKAATKEEIAAVNEAIETFKNEQNAKLEGLATSKALKELEDRAIAQGKAITELKSGGKATVKTLAAEFIEKKDAIKDIARGGHGEVEIKALTTRGSITNNASGFFLPEIGQLGVKERSLYNVLPKVNVSDSNNGGTIRYRDWDEATIVRAAAMVAEGAAFPESKAAFEWYTKDLRKVGDTLPVTEEFFEDEAQAAAELDMFLTVNVETEIDSQLVNGDNTGQNLDGIFNSSPAYTPVASGIASANLKDLAIKVRNDITRSRGSKYRPDMMLVSSSTMEGLVLAKDANNNYIFDENTGTLGGLAVVVDENTPDNAIVVGDRRYARIYEKTGLAISRGMVNNQFNEDEMTLKARKRLLLLIREVDKTGFRKVTDVDAALTTLSAAVA